One Pleuronectes platessa chromosome 9, fPlePla1.1, whole genome shotgun sequence genomic region harbors:
- the LOC128447876 gene encoding dimethylaniline monooxygenase [N-oxide-forming] 2: MVRRVAVVGAGSSGLACIKICVDEGLEPVCFESGDDIGGLWRFKEAPEPQRASIYRSLVVNTSKEMMCFSDFPMPEDYPNYMLHSQLLQYLSLYSEHFHLLRYINFQTTVRSVTQRPDFSLSGQWDVVIMNRDGEEERLVFDAVLVCSGLYTNPTLPLSGFPGYETFTGRCFHSWEYKDAEALRGKRVVVVGMGNSGGDIAVDISRSAEKTFLSTREGAWVVGRMSTSGLPLDMMNISRRINILKLLLPQTLINWVAERAVNKKYDHRLYGLKPRHRILDRGILINDDLPGQILRGALVLKPNLKGFVETGVVFEDGTVEENIDAVVFCTGYNGTFPFLPPALSEGTHGELTLYKRLFPPSLQHPTLAIMASFRTSGPIMPTVEMQARWAVKVFSGSRHLPSQEKMLEVLESDRQMSMKSYPCPLLAALQVDYVTYLDFMAKEVGVQPNLLALLLRDPVLWAKVVFGPFTPYQFRLTGPGQWAGARHAILTQWKRVAQPFKTRAVPEPEPGKSVFSLPGLLTLGGGVIMAVLLSKNLPALQGAARFFERIKIFLRDIWYTG, from the exons ATGGTTCGTCGGGTCGCGGTGGTCGGAGCAGGCAGTTCAGGTCTGGCCTGTATCAAGATCTGTGTGGATGAGGGCCTGGAGCCTGTCTGCTTTGAAAGCGGTGATGACATCGGTGGCCTGTGGAGATTTAAG GAGGCCCCCGAGCCGCAGCGAGCCAGCATCTATCGCTCATTGGTGGTCAACACCTCAAAAGAGATGATGTGTTTCAGTGACTTCCCCATGCCGGAGGACTATCCAAACTACATGCTCCACTCTCAGCTCCTGCAGTACCTCAGCCTCTATTCTGAGCACTTTCACTTGCTCAGATACATCAACTTTCAG ACGACGGTGAGGAGTGTGACACAAAGACCAGATTTCTCTCTGTCTGGTCAGTGGGACGTAGTGATCATGAACAGggatggagaggaagaaaggcTCGTCTTTGATGCTGTCCTGGTGTGTTCAGGTCTTTACACTAATCCAACATTACCCCTGTCCGGCTTTCCAG GATATGAGACCTTTACTGGCAGGTGTTTTCACAGCTGGGAATATAAAGATGCAGAGGCCTTGAGAGGAAagagggtggtggtggttggcATGGGAAATTCCGGAGGGGACATTGCTGTGGACATCAGTAGATCTGCTGAGAAG ACATTTCTCAGCACACGAGAAGGGGCCTGGGTGGTTGGCAGGATGTCTACCAGTGGTCTGCCTCTGGACATGATGAACATCTCCAGACGCATCAATATCCTCAAGCTGCTCCTCCCCCAGACCCTGATCAACTGGGTAGCGGAGCGAGCTGTGAACAAGAAATATGACCACAGACTGTATGGCCTGAAGCCCAGACACAG AATTTTGGACCGAGGGATTTTGATCAATGACGATCTTCCTGGACAAATCCTTCGAGGGGCGCTGGTCCTGAAGCCCAACTTGAAAGGGTTTGTGGAAACGGGAGTTGTGTTTGAAGATGGCACAGTGGAGGAGAACATCGATGCTGTGGTCTTCTGTACTGGATATAATGGAACCTTTCCATTCCTGCCTCCAGCTTTGTCTGAGGGGACTCATGGAGAGTTGACATTGTACAA GAGACtgttccctccttctctccaacACCCCACACTGGCCATTATGGCATCTTTTCGAACAAGTGGACCAATCATGCCCACAGTAGAAATGCAGGCGAGGTGGGCTGTCAAGGTCTTTTCAG GTTCGAGGCATCTTCCTTCTCAGGAGAAAATGCTGGAAGTCCTTGAGTCTGATAGACAGATGTCCATGAAAAG CTACCCCTGCCCACTACTGGCTGCTCTCCAGGTGGATTACGTCACATACCTGGATTTCATGGCCAAGGAG GTAGGAGTTCAGCCAAACCTTCTGGCACTACTCCTGAGAGACCCTGTGCTCTGGGCGAAGGTCGTCTTTGGTCCCTTCACTCCGTATCAGTTTCGTCTCACTGGACCTGGACAATGGGCCGGAGCCCGACACGCTATCCTCACTCAGTGGAAGCGGGTTGCTCAGCCTTTCAAAACCCGAGCGGTACCAGAACCAGAGCCTGGGAAGTCTGTCTTTTCCCTCCCTGGGCTGCTCACATTGGGAGGAGGTGTGATAATGGCTGTACTTCTGTCGAAAAATCTTCCAGCGCTGCAGGGTGCAGCTAGGTTTTTTGAGAGGATCAAGATCTTTTTGAGGGACATCTGGTATACTGGTTAA